In the Timaviella obliquedivisa GSE-PSE-MK23-08B genome, one interval contains:
- a CDS encoding peptidylprolyl isomerase, with product MSNLLQLPEQSALTLASPPSVLAIANHPISFQQALQSLRNSGKLSLFLEEIATQYLLEQEFQQRSDLEIQASAIEEAIVTFQQQNGLTELRNFQSWLKSKGWDESIFREQIALNLKLEKFKVQLAQPQLLQHFIENKLLLDQVVLSRIVVASQDLAEELKIQIVEESGSFEGLAQTYSQSEDGATNGMMGAVSRLQIQQTIAIDVYAAEVGEIIGPIACDGDCWCLIRVEKMLPATLDYATAQQLQDEIFQQWLSNKMQSLVIDLCLSEPIHSADQFI from the coding sequence ATGTCAAATTTACTACAGTTACCAGAACAGTCTGCCCTCACCCTTGCTTCTCCCCCTTCAGTACTGGCGATCGCCAATCATCCCATTTCCTTTCAGCAAGCACTCCAGAGCTTGCGAAACTCTGGCAAATTATCTCTATTTTTGGAAGAAATCGCAACTCAATATCTCCTTGAGCAGGAGTTTCAACAACGCTCTGACCTCGAGATTCAGGCTTCAGCTATTGAGGAGGCGATCGTAACCTTTCAACAGCAAAACGGCTTAACCGAACTCCGAAATTTTCAGAGCTGGTTAAAGAGCAAAGGATGGGATGAGTCGATCTTCCGTGAACAAATTGCGCTTAATCTAAAGTTAGAGAAGTTTAAGGTGCAGTTAGCACAACCGCAGCTATTACAGCACTTCATTGAAAATAAACTCTTGCTCGATCAAGTTGTTCTTTCTCGGATTGTTGTCGCTTCCCAAGACCTAGCCGAAGAGTTGAAAATTCAAATTGTTGAAGAAAGTGGCAGTTTCGAGGGACTAGCGCAAACGTATTCTCAAAGTGAAGATGGTGCTACGAATGGCATGATGGGTGCAGTCAGCCGATTGCAGATTCAACAAACAATTGCGATCGATGTATATGCTGCTGAAGTTGGAGAGATCATTGGACCAATTGCCTGCGATGGTGACTGTTGGTGCCTGATTCGAGTCGAGAAGATGCTTCCAGCCACGTTAGATTATGCTACTGCCCAACAGTTACAAGACGAGATCTTCCAGCAGTGGTTGTCGAACAAGATGCAGTCTTTAGTGATTGATCTTTGCTTAAGTGAGCCGATTCATTCTGCTGACCAGTTCATTTAA
- a CDS encoding S8 family serine peptidase, which translates to MFDPTTSHSNQPDASTIDRLFNEAHKGISSFADGENTYAIPVHRIELALKSDKDITLNLKRGKIHPEFEQSDYLTEDCLKLLKSTQSSTSFNEKHLKVKKNGKAVSRGNRDFLTGLSATQPLVANPKNASLSSSSFNSAYGYGLVNAARAVAWSAGYYPHALSEVADLGGFNWNNDLVKAPEAWLWGAKGQGIKVAVIDSGVDINHPDLNGSIWRNTREIAGDGIDNDRNGYVDDIYGWNFGIGQNNNNVLPGTNDPGQVHGTHVAGTIAAMENSFGVTGVAPEAKIMAIRMGNIQTNRNGTTSFTNSGSLAEAIRYAVNNGAKVINMSLSFPETPEIVSALVYAANNNVITVSSSGNNQAASPIFPAKYATAYGIAVGAIDTNGRVASFSNGAGQNSRTQFVVAPGVDIWSTTPNHNYAKMNGTSMAAPHVAGVIALMLSANPNLTYAQIRYILTASATG; encoded by the coding sequence ATGTTTGACCCGACAACATCCCATTCCAATCAACCTGATGCTTCAACGATCGATCGCCTCTTCAATGAAGCTCATAAGGGTATCAGCAGTTTTGCAGACGGAGAAAATACCTATGCCATTCCGGTTCATCGAATAGAACTGGCATTGAAATCAGACAAAGACATCACTTTGAATCTGAAGAGGGGAAAAATCCATCCAGAGTTTGAACAATCTGATTATTTGACTGAAGACTGTTTAAAGCTATTGAAATCTACCCAATCTTCGACCTCTTTCAATGAAAAACATCTCAAGGTAAAGAAAAATGGTAAAGCTGTCTCAAGGGGCAATCGGGATTTTCTAACTGGGCTGAGCGCCACTCAACCCCTTGTAGCAAACCCAAAAAATGCCTCACTATCAAGCTCTTCTTTTAACTCAGCCTATGGCTATGGGCTGGTGAATGCAGCTAGAGCCGTTGCCTGGTCAGCCGGGTATTATCCCCATGCTTTATCCGAAGTGGCAGATTTGGGCGGGTTTAACTGGAACAACGATTTAGTCAAGGCACCCGAAGCGTGGTTATGGGGAGCTAAGGGACAAGGAATTAAGGTGGCAGTCATTGATTCGGGTGTGGATATTAATCACCCCGATCTAAACGGTAGTATTTGGCGTAATACCAGAGAAATTGCTGGAGATGGAATTGATAACGATCGCAATGGCTACGTAGATGATATCTACGGCTGGAATTTTGGGATAGGTCAGAATAACAATAACGTTTTGCCAGGAACAAACGATCCAGGACAAGTACATGGCACTCATGTTGCTGGAACGATCGCAGCAATGGAAAACAGCTTTGGGGTAACGGGTGTTGCTCCTGAAGCTAAAATCATGGCGATTCGGATGGGAAATATTCAAACGAATAGAAATGGAACTACAAGCTTTACTAATTCAGGAAGCCTCGCAGAGGCCATTCGCTATGCGGTTAATAATGGGGCTAAAGTCATTAATATGAGCCTCTCATTTCCAGAAACTCCAGAGATTGTCAGTGCTCTAGTCTATGCGGCGAACAATAATGTGATCACGGTCAGTTCTTCAGGAAACAATCAGGCTGCATCTCCTATTTTTCCTGCTAAATACGCGACTGCCTATGGCATTGCTGTAGGGGCAATTGATACCAATGGAAGAGTTGCTAGTTTCTCTAACGGTGCAGGTCAAAATAGCCGCACCCAATTTGTAGTCGCACCGGGAGTTGATATCTGGTCTACAACTCCTAATCATAACTATGCCAAGATGAACGGCACCTCAATGGCAGCGCCTCATGTGGCGGGAGTCATAGCCCTAATGCTCAGCGCTAATCCTAATTTAACCTACGCTCAGATTAGATATATTTTGACTGCTTCGGCGACAGGCTGA